The proteins below come from a single Luteitalea sp. genomic window:
- a CDS encoding FtsX-like permease family protein — MMDTFWQDLRYSLRMLLKRPGFTAAVVITLALGIGANATIFTWIKVIFLERLQGVDQPDDLVEIWGATRNNSALSLSYPDYVDLRDRNEVLSGVVAHQVLPVNLGRGGTPERVRGAIVSGNYFDVLGVKALIGRTFLPEEDRTPNARPVVVMGYGLWQRRFGGDPNIVGRAVTLNARDFIVIGITPKEFGSSFSGIVLDVWTPVMMKDYIARPHFSLTDRGSRWLMVMGRLRPGVTVDQARANIVSLAAQLERAFPQTNEQMGADVFLLTRSPFSLKQSLQSSLAVLMTAVAIVLLIACANVANLLLGRAASRRKEIALRLALGGSRQRLVRQMLSESLVLASLGAALGLTLAFWSARSLPAFLPPLGVDVSFDTRPDAVVFAFTLALTVVTTILCGLAPTLHASKPDLVAALKDTTTTPERGVRRMSLRHALVIAQVALSMVALISAGLLVRSLREASLANPGFDPERVLLASFDPFLSGYDESRGREFYRRLVERVSTLPGVEAATLARRLPLTLSGIAFATVVIDGYAPARAEDMRFNYETVGPDYFQTMRIPLVRGREFDERDRDDTQRAVIINETMAQRYWAGGDALGRRLNVEGEWLEIVGVVKDVKNRSLSEAPQPFFYLPLLQDYRSNMILVARTALEPEEMLHAVEGEVAALDPEMPVFDPDTLREHLGVSLFRQRMAATLLSLFGLLALTLCAVGLYGVMAYTVSRRTRELGIRIAVGATTGDVLKLVLGQALLLSAIGIAAGFITALMVTRFLVALLYGVGPADPVTFAVIAIVLLGVAFAAGYLPARRAIRIDPTIALKIE; from the coding sequence AGATCTGGGGCGCCACGCGCAACAACTCCGCCCTCTCGCTGTCCTACCCCGACTACGTGGACCTGCGCGACCGCAACGAGGTGCTCTCGGGTGTCGTCGCTCATCAGGTACTGCCCGTCAATCTCGGGCGCGGAGGCACGCCGGAACGCGTACGCGGCGCGATTGTGTCCGGCAACTACTTCGACGTGCTCGGTGTGAAGGCGCTCATCGGGCGCACATTTCTCCCCGAAGAAGATCGGACGCCGAACGCTCGCCCGGTCGTCGTCATGGGCTATGGATTGTGGCAACGCCGCTTCGGCGGCGATCCCAACATCGTCGGCCGAGCCGTCACGCTCAATGCGCGCGACTTCATCGTCATCGGCATTACACCGAAGGAGTTCGGGAGCAGCTTCTCGGGAATCGTCCTCGATGTGTGGACGCCGGTGATGATGAAGGACTACATCGCCCGTCCGCATTTCTCGTTGACGGACCGCGGCAGTCGCTGGCTGATGGTGATGGGCCGGCTCCGGCCTGGCGTGACCGTGGACCAGGCGCGCGCGAACATCGTGTCTCTAGCGGCTCAACTGGAGCGTGCCTTTCCGCAGACGAATGAACAGATGGGCGCGGACGTGTTCTTGCTCACGCGGTCGCCGTTCAGCCTGAAGCAGAGCCTTCAGTCGTCACTCGCCGTGCTGATGACTGCCGTGGCTATCGTGCTGCTGATCGCCTGCGCGAACGTGGCCAACCTGCTGTTGGGCCGCGCTGCCTCGCGACGGAAGGAGATCGCGCTACGTCTGGCCCTGGGCGGAAGCCGGCAGCGATTGGTGCGACAGATGTTGTCCGAGAGTCTGGTGCTGGCGTCACTCGGCGCCGCCCTCGGGCTGACCCTTGCCTTCTGGAGCGCCCGTTCACTTCCTGCCTTCCTTCCACCGCTCGGGGTGGACGTGAGCTTCGATACCAGGCCGGACGCCGTCGTCTTCGCATTCACCCTGGCCCTGACCGTGGTGACCACGATCCTGTGCGGCCTGGCGCCGACGCTCCACGCGTCCAAGCCGGATCTGGTCGCCGCCTTGAAGGACACGACGACAACGCCGGAGCGCGGCGTGCGCCGGATGTCTCTGCGCCACGCGCTCGTGATCGCTCAAGTCGCGCTCTCGATGGTCGCGTTGATCAGCGCAGGCCTGCTGGTCCGTAGTCTGCGGGAGGCATCTCTGGCGAATCCAGGTTTCGATCCCGAGCGCGTGCTGCTCGCCTCGTTCGATCCCTTTCTGAGCGGTTACGACGAGAGCCGCGGGCGTGAGTTCTATCGCCGGCTCGTCGAGCGCGTGTCGACGCTGCCAGGGGTCGAGGCGGCCACGCTGGCGCGCCGGCTCCCTCTCACGCTGAGCGGCATCGCGTTCGCGACTGTGGTGATTGATGGCTATGCGCCCGCGCGTGCCGAAGACATGCGCTTCAACTACGAGACGGTCGGGCCCGATTACTTTCAGACCATGCGGATCCCGTTGGTGCGTGGCCGCGAGTTCGATGAGCGCGATCGCGATGACACGCAGCGCGCGGTCATCATCAACGAGACGATGGCGCAGCGCTACTGGGCTGGAGGGGATGCGCTCGGGAGACGCCTGAACGTGGAGGGCGAATGGCTCGAGATCGTCGGCGTCGTCAAGGACGTCAAGAACCGGAGCTTGAGTGAAGCGCCTCAGCCTTTCTTCTACCTGCCGTTGCTGCAAGACTATCGCTCCAACATGATTCTGGTCGCGCGCACGGCCTTGGAGCCGGAAGAGATGCTGCATGCGGTGGAGGGCGAAGTCGCCGCCCTCGACCCGGAGATGCCGGTCTTCGACCCCGACACCTTGCGGGAGCACCTCGGGGTCTCGCTGTTTCGCCAGCGCATGGCGGCAACGCTGCTGAGCCTGTTCGGTCTGCTCGCGCTTACGTTGTGCGCCGTTGGACTCTACGGTGTAATGGCGTATACGGTCAGCCGGCGCACGCGAGAGTTGGGCATCCGCATTGCCGTGGGCGCCACCACCGGTGATGTCCTGAAACTCGTCCTCGGGCAGGCGCTGCTCTTGTCAGCCATCGGAATTGCCGCCGGTTTCATCACGGCCTTAATGGTGACTCGGTTCTTGGTGGCCTTGTTGTACGGAGTTGGCCCTGCCGATCCCGTGACCTTCGCGGTGATCGCAATCGTGCTGCTCGGAGTCGCGTTCGCGGCAGGCTATCTCCCCGCACGCCGTGCGATCAGGATCGACCCGACGATCGCGCTGAAGATCGAGTGA